Proteins encoded within one genomic window of Gallus gallus isolate bGalGal1 chromosome 1, bGalGal1.mat.broiler.GRCg7b, whole genome shotgun sequence:
- the HSPA14 gene encoding heat shock 70 kDa protein 14 (The RefSeq protein has 1 substitution compared to this genomic sequence) — MAAIGVHLGATCACAAVYKDGRADVVANDAGDRVTPAVVAFTENEEVVGLAAKQSRIRNVSNTVVKVKQILGRSSGDPQAEKYIKESKCLVVEKNGKLQYEIDNKLISPEDVAKLIFSKMKETAQSALGSDVNDVVITVPFDFGENQKNALGEAAAAAGFNVMRLIHEPSAALLAYGIGQDSPTGKSNVLVYKLGGTSLSITVIEVNSGIYRVLATDTDDGIGGVYFTEALAQHLASEFQRSCKHDIRGNPRAMMKLMNSADVAKHSLSTLGSANCFVDSLYDGLDFDCNVSRARFELICSSLFSKCVEAIKKLLEQVGFTAEDINKVVLCGGSARIPKLQQLIKDIFPNVELLSSIPPDEVIPIGAAIEAGILLGKENPSLEEEALFIECSAKDILLKGVDETGADKFTVLFPSGTPLPARRQHTLHAPGSTSSVCLELYESLGKSPMNEENKFAQIVLQDLDKKDGLHDILTVLTMKRDGSLHVTCTDQDTGKCEAITVEVAS, encoded by the exons ATGGCGGCCATCGGCGTTCACCTGGGCGCTACCTGCGCGTGTGCCGCTGTCTACAAG GACGGCCGCGCCGATGTGGTCGCTAACGACGCCGGAGACAGAGTCACTCCTGCGGTGGTGGCTTTCACAGAGAACGAGGAG GTTGTGGGCTtagctgcaaagcagagcagaattAGGAACGTTTCCAACACTGTGGTGAAAGTAAAGCAGATCCTGGGGAGGAG TTCTGGTGACCCCCAAGCAGAGAAGTatattaaagaaagcaaatgtttg GTAGTTGAGAAGAATGGAAAGCTTCAATATGAGATAGATAATAAACTTATTAGCCCAGAAGATGTGGCAAAGctaattttcagtaaaatgaaag AAACTGCTCAGTCTGCATTGGGTTCAGATGTAAATGACGTTGTTATCACTGTACCATTTGATTTtggagagaatcagaaaaatgCCCTTGG ggaagcagctgcagctgctggtttTAATGTTATGAGGTTAATTCATGAAccctctgcagctctcctggctTACGGAATTGGCCAAGATTCACCCACTGGGAAAAG CAACGTGTTGGTTTATAAGCTTGGTGGAACATCGCTGTCTATCACAGTTATAGAAGTAAACAGTGGAATATATCGTGTGCTTGCTACagacacagatgatggcattgGCGGAGTGTACTTCACAGAAGCTTTAGCACAACATTTAGCATCTGAATTCCAGAG gtcTTGTAAGCATGACATCAGAGGAAATCCCAGGGCTATGATGAAGTTAATGAACAGTGCTGATGTTGCAAAGCACTCATTATCGACATTGGGAAGTGCAAACTGTTTTGTAGATTCACTGTATGATGGATTGGATTTTGATTGTAATGTATCCAG ggCCAGGTTTGAACTGATCTGTTCTTCGCTTTTTAGTAAGTGTGTAGAAGCAATTAAAAAGCTCTTGGAGCAAGTTGGATTTACAGCTGAGGATATCAATAAG GTAGTTTTGTGTGGTGGATCTGCTCGAATCCCAAAACTGCAGCAGCTGATCAAAGACATCTTCCCAAATGTGGAACTACTGAGCTCAATACCTCCGGATGAAGTTATTCCCATTGGTGCAGCAATAGAGGCAGGAATCCTACTAGGGAAAGAAAACCCTTCTCTAGAAGAAGCAGCGTTGTTTATTGAGTGTTCTGCCAAGGATATTCTTCTTAAG ggaGTAGATGAGACGGGGGCTGACAAATTCACAGTGCTATTTCCATCGGGGACACCGTTACCAGCTCGAAGGCAGCACACCTTGCATGCTCCTGGAAGCACTTCTTCTGTATGCCTTGAACTGTATGAGTCATTAGGGAAAAGTCCtatgaatgaagaaaacaaatttgcaCAA atCGTGCTCCAGGATTTAGATAAAAAGGATGGCCTACATGATATATTGACTGTTCTCACTATGAAAAG GGATGGATCCTTGCATGTTACCTGCACAGATCAAGATACTGGAAAGTGTGAAGCTATCACTGTTGAAGTGGCATCATAA